Below is a genomic region from Nitrospira sp..
AACAGCGGACGCACTGCCTGACCGCCGTGCCTTCCACGACTCCCGTGACGGCGATCATGTCGTCCGCCTTCATGAGATCCAGACTCACCGACAAGGGCCCACGGATCACGGCGTCGCGCTCCGTCAGTCCCAGCTCTTCGGAGGTCACTTCTCCGACCAACGAGACCTTCTCGGCGGTGATTTCCGCGATCAGCGGTGTAAGCAGTCCCATCGCCGCACCTGCCTGCAAGATCAATCGGACGACCGGACTAGCGCTCTTCGGCGAAACTGATCAACGCGATGTGACGGGCGCGTTTCACGGCCGTCGTCAATTCGCGCTGATGGCCCAGGCAGTTGCCGGAGATACGGCGCGGCACGATACGCCCGCGCTCGGTCAGGAAATTACGCAGCAGGCCGACATCTTTGAAATCGATCTGCCCTTTTTCCACGCAGAAGCGGCAGGGCCGCCGGCGCTGAAAAAACCGCCCGCCTCCTCCGCCCATCTCACCGCGCCCACCGCCGCTTCCACCCCGTTCTCGTTCCATCGCTGCTCTCCTTCACCATCACCGCCTATTGCGGTTCTTCGTACTCGTACGCCGGTTCCTCATGATGGCCGGTGGCGTCGCTTCCGCCGCCCGTCTCACCGCGTTTGGGCATGAACGTCACGGTCTGCGCGACCACCTCGTGTTTGCTCCGCTTTTGCCCGTCTTCGGTTTCCCAGCGTCGATGCTGCAACCGGCCTTCCACGATGACGCCGTTTCCCTTGCTCAGATACTGTCCGCAGTGTTCGGCCTGTTTACCGAACACGACGATGTCCACGAAACACACCTCTTCTTTGAGATCCTCTCCCTGCTTATACCGCCGGCTGACCGCCAATCCCAACGTCGCCACCGGGGTTCCGTTCGGGGTATAACGCAGCTCCGGATTGCGTGTGAGGTTACCCAGGAGAATGACTTTGTTAAACCCGGCCACCGGCAAACTCCTCGGACGGTGCCTCGGCAACTCGACGCGGCACCAGTTCTTTTTCGAGATGGACCGTCAGAAACTTGATGATGTTGTCCTCGAGCCGATAGGCGCGCTCCAGCTCGGCGACGGTATTGTTGGGCGCCTTGAAGTAGAAGTACACGTAGGTACCCTTCCGCTCCCGTCGGACTTCATAGGCAAGCTTTTTCCGGCCCCAATTTTCGGCCTTGATGAACTGTGCACCCGTCTTGTCGGCGACCGCTTTCATCTTCTCGATGAGCGCGCTGGTTTCCTCATCGGTCACGGACGGACGGATAATGAACAGAGACTCGTAGAGCTCCATGGGGATCCTCCTGGACAAGGCCCCGGATCACGTCCGGAGCGAGGTGTAGGTGCGCCTCTGTTCGGCGCAAAGGTCATGCACCCTAGCATAAGGTTGAAAATGCTGTCAAACCCTGAAGGCTTCTGCCGCGGCCTGATTCGAGCGTGGCCGAGTCCGGCAGCTGTTCGGGAGACATCCGGCTACTGATTGGAGCTGTCTTGCGGCGCAGGCAGTTCCGACGGCGAGCGGTCTTCAGAGGCCGGAAATTCCACGAAAACGGCGCTGAGCAACCCGACAACGGCGGCGAGAGCAATCGCGGAGACCATGACCGTTATCGTGTAGCCGAGAGACCGTTCGGGTGGAGATTTCATGAGGATGGGCAACCCCAAATAGAAGAGATAGAGCGTGTAGCATCCCGCCAACAACCCCAAAATGCCCAACGTCGGCACGAGATGGAAGACTCCACCGACCCAGGAAGCCGTTGCACCATAGGCCGCCACTTTCAATGCTTGCATCCGATCGCTCTTGCCGCCGAAGGTCGGCGCCAGCGCATTGATGATCAGAGCCAACACATAGACGGCTGCCAATCCCAATCCGTAGCCGATCACTATCTGCGGGAGCAGAGTCGGAAGCGGTAGCTGCACGGTTCCAATGGAAGGAATCTCTACACCGATGATGGACATTCCGATCAGCATCGCGACCGGTCCGATTGCGGCAAGCGGTATGATGTATCCGGTATAGAGCGCCTGCGCGGAGATATGCTCCGGTTCGATCGTTGCCCATTCGACCTTGGGCTGAAGTAACATGTTTTTTGCTCGCACGACGAGATCCATTGTATTTATTCGCGGAGGCTACCATGCACAAGCCGATATAGCAAAAATACGAGACCCGGTTCGAACGCCCTTCCGCTTGCAATTGCTCATTGCGCGTGAATCCATACAGCAGTCGTTGTTGCCCCGTCGTTTTTCCAGCCCTCGTGGATCGAAGGCCTGGTCTGCTTGCCGCTAAGAGACACACAGGGTTTGCGGCCGCTGCGATCCCACAGACGCCGAGCAATGCGTGTCGAACACCGACCTCTTTTCGCACGATTGACATCGGACACCTTCATTTGTAACCATTGGTTACGTTTCAAGCCATGATTCAGGTTATGGACCGTCATATTGTCTATCTGCAGATTCCTTGTTTCGGAATTGCGCTGGCTCAGGCAACCGAACCGGCACTACGGAACCGCCCTGTCGTGCTGGCCCCTATTCACACCCAACGCGCATTGGTCCTTGAAGCCTCTCGCGAAGCGATGCAAGAAGGAGTACGGCTCGGCATCCCAATCGAGTTGGCCCGGCGACTATGTCC
It encodes:
- a CDS encoding single-stranded DNA-binding protein, with amino-acid sequence MAGFNKVILLGNLTRNPELRYTPNGTPVATLGLAVSRRYKQGEDLKEEVCFVDIVVFGKQAEHCGQYLSKGNGVIVEGRLQHRRWETEDGQKRSKHEVVAQTVTFMPKRGETGGGSDATGHHEEPAYEYEEPQ
- the rpsF gene encoding 30S ribosomal protein S6 translates to MELYESLFIIRPSVTDEETSALIEKMKAVADKTGAQFIKAENWGRKKLAYEVRRERKGTYVYFYFKAPNNTVAELERAYRLEDNIIKFLTVHLEKELVPRRVAEAPSEEFAGGRV
- a CDS encoding Yip1 family protein, translating into MRAKNMLLQPKVEWATIEPEHISAQALYTGYIIPLAAIGPVAMLIGMSIIGVEIPSIGTVQLPLPTLLPQIVIGYGLGLAAVYVLALIINALAPTFGGKSDRMQALKVAAYGATASWVGGVFHLVPTLGILGLLAGCYTLYLFYLGLPILMKSPPERSLGYTITVMVSAIALAAVVGLLSAVFVEFPASEDRSPSELPAPQDSSNQ
- the rpsR gene encoding 30S ribosomal protein S18; translated protein: MGGGGGRFFQRRRPCRFCVEKGQIDFKDVGLLRNFLTERGRIVPRRISGNCLGHQRELTTAVKRARHIALISFAEER